From a single Lewinella sp. LCG006 genomic region:
- a CDS encoding pyridoxal phosphate-dependent aminotransferase, with protein MAMVSTEILSQVVLQMEESATLKMARIARELADQGHEVISLSLGEPDFDTPDHIKEAAKQALDEGYTKYSPVPGLPELRKAIVAKFKRDNDLTFDMSQIVVSTGAKQSIANICMAMLNPGDEVILFAPYWVSYHAIVCMNGAIPVPVSAGIDQDYKVTGEQVAAAITERTKLIIFSSPCNPSGSVYTKEELDDIAAAIAPHEHVYIVSDEIYEYINFTGKHVSIGTIPSVKDRTITVNGFAKGYAMTGWRLGYIGAPKIIADACTKIQGQFTSGANTFAQKAAVYALEADMSETYAMRDAFEKRRQVIIDGLERIPGLKVNRPQGAFYIFPDVTAFYGKKAGDFEITSDDDICEYLLQEAHVATVSGEAFGTPGCIRISYAASEEMLKEAVQRIKDALARLV; from the coding sequence ATGGCAATGGTTAGCACCGAAATACTTTCGCAGGTGGTATTGCAAATGGAAGAATCAGCAACGCTAAAAATGGCCCGTATCGCCCGTGAATTAGCTGATCAAGGACACGAAGTAATTAGCTTGAGTTTGGGCGAGCCCGATTTTGATACACCAGATCATATCAAGGAAGCTGCTAAGCAAGCGCTTGACGAGGGGTATACAAAATACAGCCCGGTTCCAGGTTTGCCTGAATTGAGAAAGGCTATCGTTGCGAAATTCAAAAGAGACAACGACCTGACATTCGACATGAGCCAGATCGTAGTCTCTACGGGTGCTAAGCAATCTATCGCTAATATTTGTATGGCTATGCTCAACCCCGGTGATGAGGTCATTCTTTTTGCTCCTTACTGGGTTTCTTACCATGCGATTGTCTGCATGAATGGTGCTATTCCAGTACCCGTTTCGGCAGGTATTGACCAAGATTATAAAGTCACGGGTGAACAAGTAGCAGCAGCCATTACAGAGCGGACTAAATTGATTATTTTCTCTTCGCCTTGTAATCCCTCAGGATCGGTTTATACGAAGGAAGAATTGGATGATATTGCAGCAGCCATAGCTCCTCACGAGCACGTTTATATTGTCTCTGACGAAATCTACGAATACATCAATTTCACCGGCAAGCACGTGAGTATTGGCACCATCCCCAGTGTAAAAGATCGCACGATAACCGTCAATGGCTTTGCCAAAGGCTATGCGATGACCGGCTGGCGCTTGGGCTACATTGGTGCTCCAAAAATCATTGCCGACGCTTGTACCAAAATTCAAGGACAATTCACTTCTGGTGCCAATACGTTTGCCCAGAAAGCTGCTGTTTACGCGCTGGAAGCTGATATGAGTGAGACCTACGCGATGAGAGATGCCTTTGAAAAACGTCGGCAGGTCATTATTGACGGACTTGAGCGTATTCCTGGCCTGAAGGTCAATCGTCCTCAAGGAGCTTTTTATATTTTCCCTGATGTCACAGCCTTCTACGGTAAAAAAGCTGGGGATTTTGAAATTACTTCTGACGATGATATCTGCGAGTACCTGCTACAGGAAGCCCACGTAGCTACGGTATCAGGAGAAGCATTCGGTACACCTGGTTGTATTCGAATCTCTTATGCGGCTTCTGAGGAAATGCTCAAAGAAGCGGTTCAACGCATCAAGGATGCTTTGGCGCGCTTGGTATAA
- a CDS encoding acyl-CoA carboxylase subunit beta — protein sequence MQDKLQLLEDKLANAQLGGGKKRIATQHEKGKLTARERLHFFLDPGSFEEIGALVMHRSADFGMENQRIPGDGVVTGYGTVNGRFVYVYAQDFTVFGGSLSETHAEKICKIMDLAMENGAPVIGLNDSGGARIQEGVKSLGGYADIFYRNVMASGVIPQISAIMGPCAGGAVYSPAMTDFSVMVEQSSYMFVTGPNVVKTVTNEEVTAEELGGAMTHATKSGVTHLTAGNDIDCLEKIKTLLSYLPQNCEEQAPKLPYALGDEWREDLAGLMPGNPQQPYDMREVVGGIVDEASFFEIHEHYADNIIVGFARLGGRSIGIVGNQPLSLAGVLDVESSRKAARFVRFCDSFNIPLLVLVDVPGFLPGTDQEWNGIIVNGAKLLYAFSEATVPRITLITRKAYGGAYDVMNSKHIGADLNFAWPTAEIAVMGAKGASEIIFRKEILAAEDQEAMLAQKEAEYKEKFANPYLAAERGFVDEVIHPRATRRKLIKGFAMLENKSKKLPKKKHGNIPL from the coding sequence ATGCAAGACAAACTGCAACTTCTGGAAGATAAACTCGCCAATGCCCAGCTTGGTGGAGGGAAAAAACGTATTGCTACCCAACACGAAAAAGGGAAACTCACTGCGCGTGAGCGCCTACATTTCTTTCTCGATCCAGGATCATTTGAAGAAATTGGCGCACTGGTCATGCACCGTAGTGCCGATTTCGGAATGGAAAATCAGCGCATTCCCGGTGATGGGGTAGTCACGGGCTACGGTACCGTCAATGGCCGCTTTGTCTATGTCTATGCCCAGGATTTTACCGTTTTCGGAGGTTCTTTATCAGAAACACACGCCGAAAAGATTTGTAAGATCATGGATCTCGCCATGGAAAATGGTGCCCCAGTCATCGGACTCAACGACTCCGGCGGGGCACGTATCCAGGAAGGAGTGAAATCATTGGGAGGTTATGCCGATATTTTCTACCGCAACGTTATGGCCTCCGGGGTGATTCCGCAAATCTCGGCCATTATGGGCCCTTGCGCGGGTGGTGCCGTGTATTCCCCTGCCATGACCGACTTCTCTGTCATGGTAGAGCAAAGTAGCTACATGTTTGTAACGGGCCCTAACGTGGTCAAAACCGTGACCAACGAAGAAGTTACGGCAGAAGAACTCGGTGGCGCAATGACGCACGCTACCAAATCGGGGGTAACCCACCTCACGGCCGGCAATGATATCGATTGTCTTGAAAAAATAAAGACCCTGCTGAGCTACCTTCCGCAAAACTGTGAGGAGCAAGCGCCTAAGTTACCTTATGCCCTGGGTGATGAGTGGCGGGAAGACCTGGCTGGACTGATGCCTGGCAACCCCCAGCAGCCTTATGATATGCGCGAAGTAGTTGGCGGCATCGTCGACGAAGCGTCCTTCTTCGAAATCCATGAGCATTATGCCGACAATATCATCGTAGGCTTCGCCCGTCTTGGTGGCCGCAGTATCGGGATTGTTGGCAACCAACCTTTAAGCCTTGCGGGGGTACTGGATGTAGAGTCGTCGCGGAAAGCAGCACGTTTTGTGCGTTTTTGTGATAGTTTCAACATTCCTTTGCTGGTCTTGGTTGACGTTCCCGGATTCTTGCCTGGCACCGACCAGGAGTGGAACGGCATCATTGTCAATGGTGCAAAACTATTGTATGCTTTCAGCGAAGCTACCGTACCCCGGATCACGCTCATCACCCGTAAAGCCTACGGTGGTGCCTACGACGTGATGAACTCCAAGCACATTGGTGCTGACCTCAATTTTGCCTGGCCCACCGCGGAAATCGCCGTAATGGGTGCCAAAGGCGCTTCGGAGATCATCTTCCGCAAAGAAATCCTGGCAGCAGAAGACCAGGAGGCCATGTTGGCACAGAAAGAAGCCGAGTACAAGGAGAAATTCGCCAACCCCTATCTCGCGGCTGAACGCGGCTTCGTCGATGAAGTCATCCACCCACGCGCTACCCGCCGTAAATTGATCAAAGGCTTTGCGATGTTGGAAAACAAATCCAAAAAGCTGCCGAAGAAGAAGCACGGGAATATTCCTTTGTAG
- a CDS encoding T9SS type A sorting domain-containing protein has protein sequence MRYIKLLSIYAALCWPIFLTGQLIESSHSFYKPSLVNDWLVHNNELLLATDVGIFVFDETATVLLDHWTVASGNLPSNKVESITVNPQTQGLYIGTYDIGAALQAPDGTWVNMPFPEEMVNSFNPILTYTLAFDQENRLLIGTNQGLWRLTDGSNWENFGPNYFGNWIHSVWEIIESPDGEVFIGGNTVAKVVGDEFEVISPIDGGLSDFFAYSDIDLHVQSDGTLWAFSDIGVAGKYSEGEWVIFSPFDSEPVLMLEAIGFVLEDEAGILWKYTRNNNFFRYSEAGWERVTENLPFDLNNPDFVFDYADQQLGLSDGVLYALTPNTTNPLHELADWPWQEDGLWLFKNDSQGNVWAKSTDFGLVNLTTGEELDLSNLGPQNYFFDYYFGDNGTLWLLGSGNSLMYLVDEELVATYSPQNTVFDANTYILDFTLSEDGTPWVLDGEQVVYTLSDGVWQEVISFPVGYTVFDLQPGTGNHCFLSRLENSNIDILELSLEASSTIELPTNWSLSYFTSFSAETPGQVWTYNVQTSEIGKWNGINWEIFAFPSEWNTDDRPLHFKEQDGKLWIAGSYQMAFYDGEEWNYYDHTDRLWDTSRIYEAEMDSEGNIWMTHNGAQILTQLTTSWGITEVGTLLTRPEGENLLIWPNPATTTFRGEWQVGEELRILNIKGQLLQSIKITTTQEEIGIAHLPKGVYQLQLINQDQRLQKGLLLKVQ, from the coding sequence ATGAGGTATATAAAACTATTGTCAATTTACGCAGCTTTATGTTGGCCAATTTTCCTTACGGGGCAGTTGATAGAAAGCAGTCATTCTTTTTATAAACCCAGTCTGGTCAATGACTGGCTGGTGCATAATAATGAATTGTTGTTGGCTACCGATGTAGGCATTTTCGTTTTTGACGAAACAGCAACGGTATTATTAGATCACTGGACGGTAGCGTCGGGCAACCTGCCTTCTAACAAAGTAGAGTCTATTACGGTTAATCCTCAGACGCAAGGGCTGTACATTGGCACCTATGATATTGGTGCAGCGCTACAGGCACCTGATGGCACTTGGGTCAACATGCCTTTTCCGGAAGAAATGGTGAATAGTTTTAATCCTATCCTTACATATACCCTGGCTTTTGATCAAGAAAACCGTCTGCTGATTGGTACCAACCAAGGACTTTGGCGTTTAACGGATGGCAGCAATTGGGAAAATTTTGGTCCTAACTATTTTGGCAATTGGATACACAGCGTTTGGGAGATTATTGAGTCCCCCGATGGAGAAGTTTTTATTGGAGGGAATACGGTAGCCAAAGTTGTCGGCGACGAATTTGAAGTTATCAGCCCCATCGATGGTGGACTATCCGACTTTTTCGCTTACAGTGATATTGATCTTCACGTACAATCGGATGGCACTTTATGGGCCTTTTCCGATATCGGCGTAGCGGGAAAATACAGCGAAGGAGAATGGGTAATCTTTTCTCCATTTGATAGCGAACCAGTGTTGATGCTGGAAGCTATAGGTTTTGTCCTGGAAGATGAAGCTGGCATTCTGTGGAAGTACACGCGCAATAACAACTTTTTTCGGTATTCTGAAGCCGGGTGGGAGCGTGTTACTGAAAATTTGCCTTTTGACTTAAACAATCCAGATTTTGTATTTGATTATGCAGATCAACAACTAGGGCTCAGCGACGGAGTACTTTACGCGTTAACCCCAAATACCACCAACCCTCTGCATGAGCTGGCTGACTGGCCATGGCAAGAGGATGGTTTGTGGCTTTTTAAAAACGATTCGCAAGGAAACGTTTGGGCTAAATCAACTGATTTTGGTTTAGTCAACCTGACGACGGGTGAAGAACTTGATCTGTCTAATTTGGGGCCTCAGAACTATTTCTTTGACTATTATTTTGGTGACAATGGCACACTCTGGTTGCTGGGATCAGGCAATTCTCTGATGTATTTGGTGGATGAAGAATTGGTAGCAACTTACAGTCCTCAAAATACGGTCTTTGATGCCAATACCTATATCCTCGACTTTACGCTCAGTGAAGATGGTACTCCCTGGGTCTTAGATGGTGAGCAAGTGGTTTATACCTTAAGCGATGGTGTTTGGCAAGAAGTGATTAGTTTTCCAGTAGGTTACACCGTATTTGATCTGCAACCGGGCACGGGGAACCATTGCTTTTTAAGCCGCTTAGAGAACAGTAACATTGATATTCTGGAACTTTCTCTGGAGGCAAGCTCTACTATTGAGCTGCCCACAAACTGGAGCCTTAGCTACTTCACGTCCTTCTCCGCAGAAACGCCTGGGCAAGTATGGACTTACAATGTGCAAACTTCTGAAATCGGGAAGTGGAATGGTATCAACTGGGAAATCTTTGCTTTTCCCAGCGAGTGGAACACCGATGATCGTCCGCTGCACTTTAAAGAACAAGATGGGAAGCTATGGATAGCTGGCAGCTATCAGATGGCCTTCTATGATGGCGAAGAATGGAACTACTACGATCATACCGATCGCCTGTGGGATACTTCCCGAATATATGAAGCAGAGATGGACAGCGAGGGGAATATCTGGATGACCCACAATGGCGCACAAATTCTTACTCAACTAACGACCAGCTGGGGAATTACAGAAGTGGGGACTTTACTCACCAGACCAGAAGGGGAGAACCTTCTTATTTGGCCCAACCCAGCAACCACCACTTTTCGGGGAGAATGGCAAGTAGGAGAGGAGCTGCGTATTTTGAACATAAAAGGTCAGTTGCTCCAATCCATCAAAATTACAACCACGCAAGAAGAGATTGGAATTGCTCATTTGCCGAAAGGCGTTTACCAATTGCAGCTGATAAATCAAGATCAGCGCTTACAAAAAGGCTTGCTTTTAAAAGTTCAGTAA
- a CDS encoding restriction endonuclease, translated as MSKIKPILLDYSRYIPEFNHDFFGDHESPLYEKITNKFFDSHYEKCKFCQTKLQTPVKEVPDVGTFGYDNTTIVYDCPKCGWWYLSREESLYLGEGVSQFQSERVLGILRQYSVDCKELPIETLRRELSKRPEIAYGVNPTVFERLVGDILKDHLDCQVVHVGKSNDGGIDLLLIDSENETTVVQVKRRTKPNSTEGVVPIRELIGAMAINNNKRAIFVTTAKKYSNFAHAAKMKVLKNNFVEAIELIDFPKFVDILNLNKAMEERPWKKLMRSLGN; from the coding sequence ATGAGTAAGATAAAACCAATATTGTTAGATTATTCACGATATATTCCAGAATTTAATCATGATTTCTTTGGTGACCATGAGAGTCCACTCTATGAAAAAATCACAAATAAATTTTTCGACAGTCACTATGAAAAATGTAAGTTTTGTCAAACAAAACTTCAGACTCCAGTGAAGGAAGTTCCGGATGTAGGAACTTTTGGGTATGACAATACAACTATTGTTTATGATTGTCCTAAATGTGGATGGTGGTATTTAAGTCGTGAAGAATCATTATATCTAGGGGAAGGTGTAAGTCAGTTTCAGTCTGAAAGAGTATTGGGGATTTTGAGACAATATTCAGTTGACTGTAAAGAACTTCCAATCGAGACCTTACGACGAGAGCTATCTAAAAGACCAGAAATTGCATATGGTGTAAATCCAACCGTTTTTGAAAGGTTAGTGGGAGATATTCTGAAAGATCATTTAGATTGTCAAGTAGTCCATGTGGGGAAAAGTAATGATGGGGGAATTGATCTACTGCTAATCGATTCAGAGAATGAAACGACAGTAGTTCAAGTGAAAAGAAGAACAAAACCAAATTCAACTGAGGGAGTGGTGCCTATAAGAGAACTGATCGGCGCAATGGCTATTAATAATAACAAGAGAGCAATTTTCGTCACTACAGCTAAGAAGTATTCAAACTTTGCACATGCAGCGAAAATGAAAGTTCTGAAGAATAACTTTGTGGAAGCTATAGAATTAATTGATTTTCCAAAGTTTGTTGACATTTTGAACCTTAATAAGGCCATGGAAGAAAGGCCATGGAAGAAACTGATGAGGAGTTTAGGGAATTGA
- the ggt gene encoding gamma-glutamyltransferase gives MSIQPRTIPTFSSSLFLALAISLLLAACKTAPTHDYVAEKRGEFSHAAVVSGHPLASQVGTTILEKGGNAVDAAVAVQFALAVVYPRAGNIGGGGFLVYRSHDGSTDALDYREKAPAAANRDMYLDSIKNPIDGLSTKGHLAAGVPGTVAGLVAAHERYGKLSWTELVQPAIDLAEQGFPISETEADRLNGFQEEFIAFNGPECPFIKAQWQAGDLLVQTNLATTLKRIKDQKTAGFYQGETAALIVKEMASGNGIITTEDLANYQPTWRAAITGNYDDYKIISMPPSSSGGVALLQMLGMVENAPLNEYGFHSTAATHLMVEAERRAYADRSEYLGDSDFYPVPLDSLIDEVYLNYRMNDFQTDSASVSDQLAAGNFVNSKESFETTHTSIVDSEGNAVSLTTTLNSNFGCKVVVDGAGFFLNNEMDDFSIKPGTPNQFGLVGAEANAIQPGKRMLSSMTPTIIEKDGQLFMVLGAPGGSTIITAVFQVFINVAEFGMPLDSAVWAPRFHHQWLPDQIWVEPSALSEEVKNKLSAMGHQFREVNRMAVIKAIQRLPDGSYLAVGDPRNPDDDVSGY, from the coding sequence ATGAGTATTCAACCAAGAACCATACCAACTTTTTCCTCAAGCCTGTTTTTAGCACTGGCTATCAGCCTTCTATTGGCAGCATGTAAGACAGCACCCACCCATGACTATGTAGCGGAAAAACGGGGTGAGTTTTCCCATGCCGCGGTGGTAAGTGGCCATCCTCTGGCCTCGCAGGTAGGTACTACGATTTTAGAAAAAGGAGGTAATGCAGTGGATGCAGCGGTGGCGGTACAGTTTGCCCTGGCCGTTGTATACCCCAGGGCTGGCAACATTGGCGGAGGTGGATTTTTAGTCTACCGGAGTCATGACGGCAGCACCGATGCCCTTGACTACCGTGAGAAAGCACCTGCTGCTGCCAACCGTGATATGTACCTTGACAGCATAAAAAATCCGATTGATGGCCTCAGCACCAAGGGACATTTGGCGGCGGGTGTACCCGGAACAGTAGCTGGTTTGGTAGCAGCACACGAGCGTTACGGAAAGCTTAGCTGGACGGAATTGGTGCAACCGGCTATTGATTTAGCGGAGCAGGGTTTTCCCATTTCTGAAACAGAAGCCGATCGGCTGAATGGTTTTCAAGAAGAATTTATCGCCTTCAACGGCCCAGAATGTCCATTCATCAAAGCCCAATGGCAAGCGGGAGACTTGCTCGTCCAAACGAATCTGGCAACCACCCTGAAACGGATCAAAGACCAAAAAACGGCGGGCTTCTACCAGGGAGAAACTGCTGCGCTGATTGTCAAAGAAATGGCAAGCGGCAACGGCATCATCACTACCGAAGATCTGGCCAACTATCAACCTACCTGGCGAGCAGCCATTACGGGAAACTACGACGACTACAAGATCATCTCCATGCCACCTTCTTCAAGTGGCGGTGTAGCACTTTTGCAGATGTTGGGGATGGTAGAAAACGCGCCATTAAACGAATACGGCTTTCATAGTACAGCCGCTACCCACCTCATGGTTGAAGCAGAACGCCGGGCCTATGCTGACCGCTCGGAGTATCTGGGAGACAGCGATTTTTATCCTGTCCCACTGGACTCCCTGATCGATGAAGTTTACCTTAACTATCGGATGAATGATTTTCAGACCGACAGTGCCAGCGTTAGCGATCAGCTCGCCGCCGGAAATTTTGTCAATAGTAAAGAGAGCTTTGAAACCACACATACCTCTATCGTTGACTCGGAAGGCAATGCCGTCTCGCTTACTACTACGCTCAACTCCAATTTTGGTTGCAAGGTAGTGGTAGATGGTGCCGGTTTTTTCCTCAACAATGAGATGGACGATTTTAGCATCAAGCCTGGCACGCCCAATCAGTTTGGATTAGTGGGGGCAGAGGCCAATGCCATACAGCCCGGTAAGAGAATGCTCAGCTCCATGACGCCCACCATCATTGAAAAAGATGGGCAATTGTTTATGGTACTGGGAGCACCCGGTGGGTCAACCATCATTACGGCTGTTTTCCAGGTGTTTATCAACGTTGCTGAGTTTGGGATGCCCCTGGATTCTGCGGTCTGGGCACCTCGTTTTCACCACCAGTGGTTGCCCGATCAAATTTGGGTGGAACCATCCGCTTTGAGTGAAGAAGTTAAAAACAAACTCAGTGCCATGGGCCACCAATTCCGTGAGGTCAACCGAATGGCCGTGATCAAAGCCATCCAGCGATTGCCCGATGGCAGCTACCTGGCCGTAGGTGACCCTCGCAATCCTGATGATGATGTGAGTGGGTATTGA
- a CDS encoding tetratricopeptide repeat protein, giving the protein MAAKKKTTKKSVKKAPSSTVAAKPRKNWISWAYQEETTLDKSASLSKVYYALLALGVAVLLGLALVTGINADEKFQDDYSEKLVDYYASAGSDKAALYEDDTSSQRFNKFYGGFFELVSGSVNRMLGNIPGPAYHRVRHLLNALFGVLILVIVAGWSRRMAGVRAGILAIILLLASPRLMGHSVMNPKDIPFAAGYLMGAFYLYRCLISMPRPRWQDALGFVLGAALATATRAGGILIFCYSGLFLGIDFLMRYGVKGIAQEFKQFLTYAAYWIGSTVAGFGLALLFWPYAMQAPIEHTKEALALFSNYAVRIIILFGGENMFSDGIPASYPLVWLGISVALSVIAGFFLSVLSFPWLSKKHGGLSVLLLLFVTIFPLAYIMFKESALYDGWRQLLFIYPTVLVLGAISFEYLAERFTARTKWAGLATIGVVVLLSADALLFTARNPALAYVYFNPLVGGIHGAFGQYELDYWGLSSRQAVEWMEEEGILHPDMDTLTIGTTFPYNVRRQLDFSYKDKVKIQYIRYHRRFSEPWDYGIFPNRFIRGPHLRNNTWPTSKTVHRVEANGVPLAVVEHDPEQFAMKAETILKTGQAAEAIGLFQQEVAKYPDNEQGWTGLASAQVSLGQADQALASAEKALEVAPENETALYLKGYAYLTKNNGPEALNTFNYLLRVDPENAMAYYWIGEIYKQRQELQTAFQNFRKAIEYNPKLKQAYLGIATIFEEQGDMENATRYRNAAAQL; this is encoded by the coding sequence ATGGCTGCTAAAAAGAAAACCACCAAGAAATCTGTAAAGAAAGCTCCGTCTAGTACGGTGGCTGCTAAACCTCGTAAAAACTGGATAAGTTGGGCTTATCAAGAGGAAACTACGCTGGATAAGTCTGCAAGCCTCTCCAAGGTCTACTACGCGCTGTTGGCACTGGGAGTGGCCGTCTTGCTAGGGTTGGCCTTGGTTACGGGGATCAATGCGGATGAAAAATTTCAGGATGATTATTCTGAGAAGTTAGTAGATTATTACGCTTCCGCTGGAAGTGACAAAGCAGCTTTGTACGAGGATGATACCAGCAGTCAGCGTTTCAACAAGTTTTACGGTGGCTTCTTTGAGCTAGTGAGTGGTTCGGTCAACCGCATGCTTGGCAATATTCCCGGCCCTGCTTACCATCGGGTGCGGCACTTGCTCAATGCACTGTTTGGCGTACTGATTTTGGTGATAGTAGCAGGCTGGAGCCGCCGGATGGCGGGCGTTCGCGCAGGTATACTGGCGATCATCTTGTTACTGGCCAGCCCACGATTGATGGGCCACAGCGTGATGAACCCCAAGGATATTCCCTTTGCGGCGGGTTACTTGATGGGGGCTTTTTATTTGTATCGCTGTCTGATATCGATGCCTCGCCCACGCTGGCAAGATGCCCTGGGCTTTGTGTTAGGGGCGGCATTAGCAACTGCTACCCGCGCTGGCGGGATTTTGATCTTTTGCTACTCGGGCTTGTTTCTGGGAATTGATTTTCTCATGCGTTACGGGGTGAAAGGAATCGCACAGGAGTTTAAGCAATTTCTGACCTATGCTGCTTACTGGATCGGTAGCACGGTGGCAGGTTTTGGTTTGGCTTTGCTTTTCTGGCCCTACGCCATGCAAGCGCCGATTGAGCACACGAAGGAAGCCCTGGCTTTGTTCTCGAACTATGCCGTCAGGATCATTATTCTGTTTGGTGGCGAAAACATGTTTTCCGATGGCATTCCCGCTTCCTATCCGCTGGTGTGGCTAGGCATCAGTGTTGCTTTGTCGGTCATAGCAGGCTTCTTTTTGAGTGTCCTCAGTTTTCCGTGGTTGAGCAAAAAGCATGGTGGTTTGTCGGTGCTGCTCTTGTTATTCGTGACCATCTTTCCGCTGGCCTACATTATGTTTAAGGAAAGCGCGCTTTACGATGGCTGGCGTCAGTTGCTTTTTATCTATCCTACGGTACTGGTCTTGGGCGCGATAAGTTTCGAATACTTAGCCGAGCGGTTTACGGCTCGCACCAAGTGGGCAGGTCTGGCTACGATTGGCGTTGTGGTTCTCCTTTCTGCCGATGCGCTCTTATTTACAGCACGTAATCCGGCCCTGGCCTATGTTTATTTCAATCCTCTGGTAGGAGGCATTCACGGCGCTTTCGGGCAGTATGAGCTTGATTATTGGGGATTGAGTTCGCGGCAAGCGGTAGAATGGATGGAAGAGGAAGGAATACTACATCCAGATATGGATACCCTGACCATTGGTACTACTTTCCCATACAATGTCCGCCGCCAGTTGGACTTCTCTTACAAAGACAAAGTCAAGATACAATACATCCGTTATCACCGCAGGTTCTCTGAACCCTGGGATTATGGCATATTTCCCAACCGTTTTATTCGCGGGCCACATTTGCGCAACAATACCTGGCCAACCAGCAAAACCGTACATCGGGTCGAGGCGAATGGCGTGCCGTTGGCCGTCGTAGAACACGATCCTGAACAGTTTGCCATGAAGGCAGAAACCATCTTAAAAACAGGGCAAGCAGCCGAAGCTATCGGTTTGTTTCAGCAAGAAGTTGCTAAATATCCGGACAATGAGCAGGGCTGGACCGGCTTGGCATCCGCACAGGTAAGTCTTGGCCAAGCTGATCAGGCACTTGCTTCCGCCGAAAAGGCACTCGAAGTAGCCCCGGAAAACGAAACAGCCCTTTATCTCAAAGGCTATGCCTACCTGACCAAAAACAATGGACCAGAAGCATTGAATACCTTTAATTATCTGCTGAGAGTTGATCCTGAAAATGCCATGGCCTATTACTGGATTGGCGAAATTTATAAGCAACGGCAGGAATTACAAACGGCTTTCCAGAATTTCCGTAAAGCCATTGAATACAACCCCAAGCTTAAGCAAGCTTATCTGGGGATTGCCACTATTTTTGAAGAACAGGGGGACATGGAAAATGCAACCCGCTATCGCAATGCTGCTGCTCAATTGTAG